One Alkalicoccus halolimnae DNA segment encodes these proteins:
- the rodA gene encoding rod shape-determining protein RodA: protein MQERKSPLQQLDYSLLFFLFVLMCISLIAIFSAASSEQYNVPASSFVQRQIIWFAIGSLLMGAAMLVDYELLKKFSIPLYGVSIFLLVLVHFFGIEVNGAQRWIGIPGVFTFQPSEFVKIFIIISMAHLLFLITKKPRPKTLKSDFIVVGKILALGTPPFLLILIQPDLGTALVIGSIMFIMVIMAGVSFRIISLLISLVLGGIAFLIWMHNNFFSLFSQVIKPHQLSRIYAWLDPSANVSGEGYQLFHALQGIGAGQLFGSGFVEGIKSQSGAIPELHTDFIFTVIAEEFGFIGATILIVIYFLLLYRMVMIAFTCNNTFGSYLVAGVVGLLVFQIFQNIGMTIGVVPITGLALPFVSYGGSALVTNMIAVGLVLNVNIRTKYFMFGDDD from the coding sequence ATGCAAGAGCGTAAAAGTCCGTTACAACAGTTAGATTACTCACTTCTGTTCTTTTTATTTGTATTAATGTGCATCAGCCTTATTGCAATTTTCAGTGCAGCCTCTTCGGAACAGTATAACGTTCCGGCAAGTTCTTTCGTTCAGCGTCAGATTATCTGGTTTGCGATAGGGTCCCTGCTTATGGGGGCAGCAATGCTGGTGGATTATGAGTTGCTGAAGAAATTTTCTATTCCTCTTTATGGCGTAAGTATTTTTCTGTTAGTTCTTGTTCATTTCTTTGGAATTGAAGTTAACGGAGCGCAGAGATGGATCGGGATCCCGGGGGTATTTACATTTCAGCCTTCAGAATTCGTAAAAATCTTTATTATCATATCGATGGCCCATCTGTTGTTTTTGATTACAAAAAAACCGCGTCCTAAAACGCTCAAATCCGATTTTATTGTCGTAGGTAAAATTCTTGCTCTGGGAACTCCGCCTTTTCTGCTGATTTTAATTCAGCCGGATCTGGGAACGGCACTCGTCATCGGTTCGATCATGTTTATTATGGTTATCATGGCTGGGGTGAGCTTTCGTATTATCAGCCTGCTTATCAGCCTGGTTCTCGGAGGAATTGCTTTTCTCATCTGGATGCACAACAATTTTTTCTCCCTGTTTTCCCAGGTGATAAAACCACACCAGCTGAGCAGAATTTATGCCTGGCTTGATCCGTCTGCTAATGTCAGCGGAGAAGGATATCAATTGTTCCATGCGCTGCAGGGAATTGGAGCAGGCCAGCTTTTTGGAAGCGGATTTGTGGAAGGGATAAAATCGCAGAGCGGTGCTATCCCGGAACTTCATACAGATTTTATTTTTACTGTCATTGCTGAAGAATTTGGTTTTATAGGCGCAACGATTCTTATCGTTATCTACTTTCTGCTTCTTTACAGAATGGTAATGATAGCTTTTACGTGTAATAATACGTTCGGCTCTTATCTCGTGGCCGGCGTGGTCGGACTGCTCGTCTTCCAAATTTTCCAGAATATTGGAATGACGATTGGCGTCGTCCCAATTACCGGTCTTGCTCTTCCGTTTGTTAGTTATGGAGGGAGCGCCCTGGTAACAAATATGATTGCCGTCGGGCTTGTTTTGAATGTAAACATCCGTACGAAGTATTTTATGTTCGGAGATGATGATTAA